A single genomic interval of Rhodanobacteraceae bacterium harbors:
- the rplQ gene encoding 50S ribosomal protein L17 — MRHRNAGRAFARTSAHRQAMFRNMTNSLFQHELIKTTLPKAKELRRFAEPLLTLAKEDGVSNRRLAFSRLRDKAVIGKLFVELGPRYRARPGGYLRILKCGFRAGDNAPMAYVELVDRPQNAAAAVDADA, encoded by the coding sequence ATGCGTCATCGTAATGCCGGCCGCGCCTTTGCGCGCACCAGCGCCCACCGCCAGGCCATGTTTCGCAACATGACCAACTCCTTGTTTCAGCATGAGCTGATCAAGACCACCCTGCCCAAGGCCAAGGAACTGCGTCGCTTCGCCGAGCCCTTGTTGACTCTGGCGAAGGAAGATGGTGTCAGCAATCGTCGTCTGGCGTTCAGTCGCCTGCGTGACAAGGCTGTCATCGGCAAGCTGTTCGTTGAACTGGGTCCGCGCTACCGCGCTCGTCCCGGTGGCTATCTGCGCATTCTGAAGTGCGGTTTCCGCGCTGGCGACAACGCGCCGATGGCCTATGTCGAACTGGTCGACCGCCCGCAGAACGCGGCGGCAGCGGTCGATGCCGACGCCTGA